In the Gloeocapsa sp. PCC 73106 genome, one interval contains:
- a CDS encoding Tab2/Atab2 family RNA-binding protein, translating into MGTIWELDFYSRPILDENQKKLWEVLICESPQQISTNPDLIYKYAQFCPSTSVNSLWLAEAIKQAIAESGQIPSKIRFFRRQMKNMITKACEEVAVIPVPSRRTHTLNHWIVERLKNHYPTLDNYDSQAINASVQYPPLNAIALPDAVRGDKGDKWTLVTLPVQDFIEMDQWDIAFGEAFPLSLYDLDPQLSIPGVIIFSNRAIPLAGWLSGLEIGSCYVEDITPSTREIVRQLSRLRLETGLSDSWILADITDEQGQSEARGFTKAKNLVQQIHFLAIQSSPESDSFAGLWLLKDS; encoded by the coding sequence ATGGGGACCATTTGGGAACTCGACTTTTATTCGCGACCGATTTTAGATGAAAATCAGAAAAAACTCTGGGAAGTGTTAATCTGTGAAAGCCCACAGCAAATCTCTACTAATCCCGATTTAATTTATAAATACGCCCAATTTTGCCCCAGTACAAGCGTAAATTCTCTGTGGTTAGCCGAAGCCATCAAACAAGCGATCGCCGAGTCCGGTCAAATTCCTAGCAAAATCCGTTTCTTTCGGCGTCAGATGAAGAATATGATTACTAAAGCTTGTGAAGAAGTTGCCGTGATCCCCGTTCCTAGTCGTCGTACCCATACCCTCAATCACTGGATTGTAGAACGACTCAAAAACCACTATCCCACTCTAGACAACTACGATTCTCAAGCAATCAACGCTTCGGTACAATATCCCCCCCTGAACGCGATCGCACTCCCCGACGCAGTCAGAGGAGACAAAGGAGATAAATGGACTTTAGTAACTCTACCTGTTCAAGACTTCATCGAGATGGATCAATGGGATATCGCTTTTGGTGAAGCTTTTCCCCTATCTTTATATGATCTTGACCCTCAATTATCCATCCCTGGAGTTATCATCTTTTCTAATCGGGCTATTCCCCTAGCTGGATGGTTATCAGGCTTAGAAATCGGTTCTTGTTATGTAGAAGATATCACCCCCTCAACCAGAGAAATAGTAAGACAATTAAGCCGATTACGTTTAGAAACTGGACTAAGCGATAGTTGGATTTTAGCAGACATCACCGACGAGCAAGGTCAATCTGAAGCCAGAGGCTTTACCAAAGCCAAAAACCTAGTACAACAAATTCACTTTCTTGCCATTCAGTCTAGCCCAGAGTCAGATTCCTTCGCTGGATTGTGGCTACTCAAAGATTCGTAA
- the rpsT gene encoding 30S ribosomal protein S20 yields the protein MANIKSAIKRIQISERNRLRNKSYKSAVKTLMKKYLQAVEVYATNPTPESLTTVEQSMSAAYSKIDKAVKTGVYHRNNGARKKSRLAKALQTVATADSN from the coding sequence GTGGCCAATATTAAATCTGCAATCAAACGGATCCAGATCTCAGAGCGCAATCGCCTGCGTAATAAATCATATAAGTCAGCCGTAAAAACCTTAATGAAAAAGTACCTTCAAGCTGTAGAAGTTTATGCTACTAATCCAACTCCAGAAAGCCTGACAACGGTAGAGCAATCTATGTCAGCCGCCTATAGTAAAATAGACAAAGCGGTAAAAACAGGGGTATATCACCGCAACAACGGAGCCAGAAAAAAATCCCGTCTAGCCAAAGCGCTCCAAACAGTAGCAACAGCGGATTCAAACTAA
- a CDS encoding TatD family hydrolase, with translation MQLIDSHVHLNFEVFQQDLDLLQARWQQAGVTHLVHSCVEPGEFKSIQQVADRFPELSFAVGLHPLDAHKWENTTAREIRNLAKSDQRVVAIGETGLDYYKANNKEQQREVFLAQLSIAQDLNKPVIIHCRDAALELYSILKEFSTATSQPRGVMHCWGGTPEETQWFLDLGFYISFSGVVTFKNAKQIQESAKMVPGERLLIETDCPFLAPVPQRGKRNEPANVLYVAEFIAKLREVDVEILATQTTANAIKLFGLCNTTAQ, from the coding sequence ATGCAGTTAATAGACAGCCATGTTCACCTCAACTTTGAGGTATTTCAACAGGATTTAGACTTACTGCAAGCTCGTTGGCAACAAGCAGGAGTTACTCACCTGGTTCACTCTTGTGTCGAACCTGGAGAGTTTAAAAGCATCCAACAGGTAGCAGATCGATTTCCTGAACTGTCTTTTGCGGTGGGATTACACCCTTTAGACGCCCACAAATGGGAAAACACAACCGCGAGGGAGATTAGAAATCTAGCTAAATCAGATCAGCGGGTTGTAGCCATAGGTGAAACAGGACTCGACTACTACAAAGCTAACAATAAAGAGCAACAGCGAGAAGTTTTCCTCGCTCAACTTAGTATAGCCCAAGACTTGAACAAGCCAGTAATTATCCATTGTCGAGACGCAGCTTTAGAATTGTATAGTATCTTAAAAGAATTCTCGACTGCAACAAGTCAACCCCGAGGTGTTATGCACTGTTGGGGAGGGACACCAGAAGAAACACAATGGTTTTTAGATCTAGGCTTTTACATCAGCTTCAGTGGAGTTGTAACTTTTAAGAATGCTAAACAAATACAAGAGAGTGCCAAAATGGTGCCAGGGGAACGTTTGCTTATAGAAACGGATTGCCCCTTTTTGGCCCCAGTACCTCAACGAGGTAAAAGAAATGAACCAGCCAACGTATTATACGTAGCCGAATTTATCGCCAAGTTACGGGAGGTAGACGTAGAAATATTAGCCACTCAAACCACAGCCAACGCTATCAAACTATTTGGTCTTTGTAACACAACAGCACAATGA
- the rpoB gene encoding DNA-directed RNA polymerase subunit beta, which produces MSNTPNQNLLLDLIEIQRSSFRWFLEEGLIEELESFSPIKDYTGKLELHFIGKEYKLKEPKYDVDEAKRRDSSYAVQMYVPTRLQNKETGEIKEQEVFIGDLPLMTERGTFIINGAERVIVNQIVRSPGVYYKSEVDKNGRRTYSASLIPNRGAWLKFETDKNGIVWVRIDKTRKLSAQVLLKAIGLSDNEIFDSLRHPEYYQKTLDKEGNPTEEEALLELYRKLRPGEPPTVTGGQQLLEARFFDNKRYDIGKVGRYKLNKKLRLNVPDTERVLTRTDILAVIDYLINLEFDTGSIDDIDHLGNRRVRSVGELLQNQVRVGLSRLERIIKERMTVSESDTLTPTSLVNPKPLVAAIKEFFGSSQLSQFMDQTNPLAELTHKRRISALGPGGLTRERAGFAVRDIHPSHYGRICPVETPEGPNAGLIGSLATYARINPYGFIETPYYRTENGKVFKNESPIYLTADEEDDLRVAPGDVPTDDEGNILVNAVPVRYRQEFSITTPEQVDYVAVSPVQIVSVATSLIPFLEHDDANRALMGSNMQRQAVPLLRPERPLVGTGLEAQAARDSGMVIISKTHGVVSYVDAEKIKVKVSPGEATHPGHEIEYELQKYHRSNQDTCLNQRPLVYPGEEVARGQVLADGSSTEGAELALGQNILVAYMPWEGYNYEDAILISERLVYDDVYTSIHVEKHEIEARQTKLGPEEITREIPNVGEDALRNLDEEGVIRVGAWVESGDILVGKVTPKGESDQPPEEKLLRAIFGEKARDVRDNSLRVPNGERGRVVDVRVFTREQGDELPPGANMVVRVYVAQKRKIQVGDKMAGRHGNKGIISRIMAKEDMPYLPDGTPVDIVLNPLGVPSRMNVGQVFECLLGWAGEHLGLRFKITPFDEMHGEEASRNTVNSLMEEGSRKRGKHWIYNPETPGKIKVYDGRTGEPFDRPITVGKAYMLKLVHLVDDKIHARSTGPYSLVTQQPLGGKAQQGGQRFGEMEVWALEAYGAAYTLQEILTVKSDDMQGRNEALNAIVKGKPIPRPGTPESFKVLMRELQSLGLDIAVHKVETAEDGTSRDLEVDLMADVRGVRTPSRPTYESFSSEDLEEMEKY; this is translated from the coding sequence ATGAGTAACACACCAAACCAGAATCTACTGCTAGACTTGATTGAAATACAACGTTCCAGCTTTCGTTGGTTTCTAGAAGAAGGTCTGATTGAAGAACTAGAAAGTTTTTCACCCATAAAAGATTATACAGGAAAATTAGAGCTACATTTTATCGGTAAAGAATATAAACTCAAAGAGCCCAAATACGACGTAGACGAAGCAAAACGGCGAGATAGTAGCTACGCGGTGCAGATGTACGTACCTACCCGTTTGCAGAACAAAGAAACCGGAGAAATCAAAGAACAGGAAGTATTTATTGGCGATCTACCCCTAATGACCGAAAGGGGAACCTTTATCATCAACGGAGCCGAACGAGTAATCGTTAACCAAATAGTGCGCTCACCAGGAGTTTACTACAAATCCGAAGTAGATAAAAACGGGAGACGGACCTATTCAGCCTCATTGATACCCAACCGCGGCGCTTGGCTCAAATTTGAAACAGACAAAAATGGCATTGTTTGGGTCAGAATCGATAAAACCCGCAAACTATCAGCTCAAGTCCTCTTAAAAGCCATAGGATTGAGCGACAACGAAATTTTTGACTCCCTGCGCCATCCCGAATATTATCAGAAAACCCTAGACAAAGAAGGAAACCCCACCGAAGAAGAAGCATTACTAGAGCTATATCGTAAACTCCGCCCCGGGGAACCACCCACCGTAACCGGAGGACAACAGTTACTAGAAGCGCGCTTTTTCGATAACAAACGTTACGACATCGGTAAAGTCGGAAGATACAAATTAAATAAAAAACTACGTCTCAACGTACCAGACACCGAAAGAGTACTCACACGGACCGACATTCTCGCAGTCATTGATTATCTGATTAACCTGGAATTTGACACCGGGAGTATAGATGACATTGACCACCTCGGCAATCGTCGCGTGCGCTCAGTAGGAGAACTGCTGCAAAACCAGGTAAGAGTTGGTTTGAGCCGCTTAGAGAGAATTATCAAAGAAAGAATGACGGTGAGCGAATCCGATACCCTCACCCCCACATCCTTAGTCAACCCCAAACCCCTAGTAGCAGCAATAAAAGAGTTTTTTGGCTCCTCCCAACTCTCTCAATTTATGGATCAAACCAACCCACTAGCGGAATTGACCCATAAAAGAAGAATATCAGCCCTAGGACCAGGCGGTTTAACCAGAGAAAGAGCCGGTTTTGCCGTACGCGATATCCACCCCTCCCACTACGGGAGAATTTGCCCAGTAGAAACCCCCGAAGGACCCAACGCAGGCTTAATTGGTTCTCTAGCCACCTACGCGCGCATCAATCCCTACGGTTTTATCGAAACCCCCTATTATCGGACCGAAAACGGAAAAGTTTTCAAAAACGAATCGCCGATATACCTAACAGCAGACGAAGAAGACGACTTGAGGGTAGCACCAGGAGACGTCCCCACAGATGATGAAGGGAATATCCTAGTTAACGCCGTACCAGTACGCTACCGTCAAGAATTCTCTATTACCACACCAGAACAAGTAGACTACGTAGCGGTGTCCCCAGTGCAAATCGTCTCGGTGGCTACCTCATTGATCCCATTTTTAGAGCACGACGACGCCAACCGCGCTCTGATGGGTTCCAACATGCAAAGACAAGCAGTCCCCCTACTACGTCCTGAACGTCCCTTAGTAGGAACAGGCTTAGAAGCTCAAGCGGCTAGAGACTCAGGGATGGTGATTATCTCTAAAACTCATGGAGTAGTAAGTTACGTCGACGCAGAAAAAATCAAAGTCAAAGTTAGCCCAGGTGAAGCAACGCATCCAGGTCACGAGATAGAATACGAACTACAAAAATATCACCGTTCTAATCAAGATACCTGTTTGAATCAGCGTCCCCTGGTTTATCCCGGAGAAGAGGTAGCCAGAGGACAAGTTTTAGCCGATGGTTCCTCTACAGAAGGAGCAGAATTAGCTTTAGGTCAAAACATCCTAGTAGCTTATATGCCCTGGGAAGGTTATAACTACGAAGACGCTATTTTGATTAGTGAACGTCTCGTCTACGACGATGTTTATACCAGTATCCACGTAGAGAAACACGAAATAGAAGCCCGACAAACTAAACTCGGACCAGAAGAAATCACCAGAGAAATACCCAACGTCGGGGAAGACGCCCTGAGAAACCTAGACGAAGAAGGAGTAATTCGAGTAGGTGCTTGGGTAGAATCAGGAGATATCCTAGTGGGTAAAGTAACTCCAAAAGGAGAATCGGATCAACCGCCAGAAGAGAAATTATTAAGAGCGATCTTCGGAGAAAAAGCCCGAGACGTACGGGATAACTCCCTGAGAGTACCCAACGGCGAAAGAGGGCGGGTAGTAGACGTGCGGGTATTTACGAGGGAACAAGGAGACGAGCTACCACCGGGGGCCAATATGGTCGTGCGCGTATACGTAGCCCAAAAGCGGAAAATTCAAGTAGGCGATAAAATGGCAGGACGCCACGGCAATAAAGGGATTATTTCCCGAATTATGGCCAAAGAAGATATGCCCTACTTACCCGACGGGACACCGGTAGATATAGTACTTAATCCTTTGGGTGTACCTAGCCGGATGAATGTAGGTCAAGTGTTTGAGTGTCTGTTAGGATGGGCAGGAGAACATCTAGGTCTTCGCTTCAAAATCACCCCCTTTGATGAAATGCACGGGGAAGAAGCATCACGTAATACAGTGAATAGCTTGATGGAAGAAGGATCGCGCAAACGAGGTAAACATTGGATTTATAACCCAGAAACCCCCGGAAAAATTAAAGTCTACGACGGTCGTACCGGAGAGCCATTCGATCGCCCCATAACCGTAGGGAAAGCCTATATGCTCAAACTAGTACACCTAGTAGACGACAAGATCCACGCTCGCTCCACCGGACCTTATTCTCTAGTAACCCAACAACCCCTAGGAGGTAAAGCCCAACAAGGAGGTCAACGCTTCGGAGAAATGGAAGTATGGGCACTAGAAGCCTACGGCGCAGCGTATACTCTTCAAGAGATACTGACGGTCAAATCAGACGATATGCAAGGACGTAACGAAGCCCTCAACGCGATCGTCAAAGGAAAACCCATTCCTCGCCCAGGGACACCAGAATCATTTAAAGTGTTGATGCGAGAACTCCAATCTTTGGGCTTAGATATCGCCGTACACAAAGTAGAAACAGCCGAAGATGGTACCAGCAGAGATCTCGAAGTAGACTTAATGGCTGACGTCCGCGGTGTCCGCACTCCTAGTCGTCCTACCTATGAATCTTTTAGTTCCGAAGACCTAGAAGAGATGGAAAAATACTGA
- a CDS encoding DNA-directed RNA polymerase subunit beta' — protein MVFYNKIIDKSGLKKLIAWAFSQYGSARTAQVADELKALGFRYATKAGVSISIEDLQVPLIKREMLKSAEEEIERTENRYAKGEITEVERFQKVIDTWNSTSEALKNEVVRNFRETDPLNSVYMMAFSGARGNMSQVRQLVGMRGLMANPQGEIIDLPIKTNFREGLTVTEYIISSYGARKGLVDTALRTADSGYLTRRLVDVAQDMIVREHDCGTIRSVTVEPMRNGDRILIPLSDRLFGRVLAEDVRDPKTGEIVGNRNDEINEELAKNIGKAVEKVKVRSALTCEAARSVCQKCYGWSLAHGHLVDLGEAVGIIAAQSIGEPGTQLTMRTFHTGGVFTGEVARQVKAEQAGKLVFKGVNTRRVRTRHGDEVEQVEIAGDIVIEGGKKSISIPVTPGSVLYAREGENVVKNQLLVEITTAKHQKSTEKATKDVASDLAGEVLFADLSSEEKIDRQGNTTRTASRGGLLWILSGEVYNLPPGAESVVSNGDLVEPGTVLAETKLVTNSGGVVRLEEGSREVEIITASVALDRAEVKIESSGGSEQYVIDIPNGERFRLIATPGMKVQNHQVVAELIDDRYQTQSGGILKYAGVETAKGARKQGYEITQGGTLLWIPEETHEVNKDISLLEVEDGQYVEAHTEIVKDIFCQTAGVVEVVQKNDILREIIVKQGAYYQDIDPTLREQIPDGSVVNPGTEIMPGIVVDELSYCEFLETTTGYGILLRPVEEYHIPTNAGTPSQDSINQKGDHSIQLRSVQRLFYKDGERVKSVDGVSLLSTQLVLEIASNSQQINPNLSADIELIPDAQDEEVKRLQLVVLESLGLRRDSDNDPLSGIILTKLLVQDGQEIPPGAIVARTEIQSKASGIVRGIRQGVEAIRRILIMRSADLIKINSPQTKVKIGDLIVGETEIAPGVKTPESAQVIAIEPKGKETEITLRIARPYRVSPGAILHINDGDLVQRGDYLVLLVFERSKTGDIIQGLPRIEELLEARKPKEACVLSRSPGACQVEYWEDDTVEVKIVEDNGTISEYPISPGQNLVVSDNQRVEAGQPLTDGPPNPHEILETFFNYYEQEKGIYEGALSALEKTQKFLVDQVQSVYQSQGIDISDKHIEVIVRQMTSKARVDDGGDTTMLPGELIELRQIEQVNEAMAITGGAPARYTPVLLGITKASLNTDSFISAASFQETTRVLTEAAIEGKSDWLRGLKENVIIGRLIPAGTGFNAYEESLATSYEPMDESTPDFYDTPGKSRNFRKIKEITVDEDDDDSDLFSNVDMLQDSENVVLDDRTARAYAQGVPEHPSFEEFDEDELESEMLALMEEE, from the coding sequence ATGGTATTCTACAACAAGATTATTGATAAAAGCGGTCTCAAAAAACTGATCGCCTGGGCCTTTAGTCAATATGGCTCCGCACGTACCGCTCAAGTAGCAGACGAACTCAAAGCCCTGGGCTTTCGCTACGCCACCAAAGCAGGAGTTTCTATCAGTATTGAAGACTTGCAAGTTCCTTTGATCAAGCGCGAAATGCTCAAAAGCGCCGAAGAAGAAATCGAAAGAACCGAAAACAGATACGCCAAAGGCGAAATTACCGAGGTAGAACGCTTTCAAAAAGTAATCGATACCTGGAATAGTACCTCAGAAGCTTTGAAGAATGAAGTGGTACGTAACTTCAGAGAAACCGATCCCCTCAATTCTGTCTATATGATGGCCTTTTCCGGAGCAAGAGGAAATATGAGCCAAGTAAGACAACTTGTAGGAATGAGAGGACTAATGGCTAATCCTCAAGGGGAAATTATCGATCTACCCATTAAAACTAACTTCCGCGAAGGATTGACAGTAACTGAGTATATTATCTCTTCTTACGGAGCTCGCAAAGGCTTAGTAGATACAGCCCTGAGAACCGCAGACTCAGGCTACCTAACCAGAAGATTGGTAGACGTTGCCCAAGATATGATCGTCAGAGAACATGATTGTGGCACAATAAGAAGCGTCACAGTAGAACCAATGAGAAACGGCGATCGCATCCTGATACCCCTCTCTGACCGCCTCTTTGGTCGAGTCCTAGCCGAAGATGTAAGAGATCCCAAAACCGGGGAAATAGTCGGCAACAGAAACGACGAAATAAACGAAGAATTAGCCAAAAACATCGGCAAAGCCGTCGAAAAAGTCAAAGTCCGCTCAGCCCTCACCTGTGAAGCCGCCCGCTCAGTCTGTCAAAAATGCTACGGCTGGTCTCTAGCCCACGGTCACCTCGTTGATTTAGGGGAAGCAGTAGGGATTATCGCAGCCCAATCCATCGGCGAACCAGGAACACAGCTAACCATGCGAACCTTCCACACCGGTGGAGTATTTACCGGAGAAGTAGCGCGTCAAGTCAAAGCAGAACAAGCTGGAAAACTCGTCTTCAAAGGCGTAAACACTCGCAGGGTACGTACCCGTCACGGTGACGAAGTAGAACAGGTAGAAATCGCCGGAGATATAGTGATCGAAGGTGGGAAAAAGTCCATCAGTATACCAGTTACACCCGGATCCGTTCTCTACGCCAGAGAAGGAGAAAACGTAGTCAAAAATCAGCTTTTAGTGGAAATAACTACCGCTAAACATCAAAAATCCACAGAAAAAGCCACCAAAGACGTTGCTTCAGACTTAGCAGGAGAAGTACTTTTCGCTGATCTCAGTTCAGAAGAAAAAATAGATCGCCAAGGTAATACCACCAGAACCGCCAGCCGCGGAGGTTTGCTCTGGATCCTCTCAGGAGAAGTATACAATTTGCCTCCAGGCGCTGAATCTGTTGTTAGTAACGGTGATTTGGTAGAACCAGGTACAGTATTAGCTGAAACCAAACTAGTAACTAACTCCGGTGGAGTGGTACGACTAGAAGAAGGTAGTCGAGAAGTAGAAATTATTACCGCTTCTGTGGCATTAGATCGCGCTGAGGTAAAAATCGAAAGCTCCGGCGGTAGTGAACAGTACGTTATAGATATCCCCAACGGCGAACGTTTTCGTCTGATCGCCACCCCAGGGATGAAAGTACAAAATCACCAAGTCGTAGCCGAATTAATCGACGATCGCTATCAAACCCAAAGCGGCGGCATCTTGAAATACGCCGGGGTAGAAACAGCTAAAGGTGCTCGTAAACAAGGTTACGAAATTACCCAAGGGGGGACCTTGCTCTGGATACCAGAAGAAACCCACGAGGTAAATAAAGATATCTCTCTACTAGAAGTAGAAGATGGACAATATGTAGAAGCTCACACCGAAATAGTTAAAGACATCTTCTGTCAAACCGCAGGCGTAGTAGAAGTAGTCCAGAAAAACGATATTCTCCGCGAAATTATCGTCAAACAAGGAGCATATTATCAAGACATCGATCCCACCCTGCGGGAACAGATTCCCGACGGTTCCGTAGTTAACCCAGGTACGGAAATTATGCCGGGTATTGTGGTAGATGAGTTGAGCTACTGTGAATTTCTCGAAACAACCACAGGTTACGGGATTCTACTGAGACCTGTAGAAGAATATCACATTCCTACCAACGCCGGAACTCCCTCTCAAGACTCCATCAATCAAAAAGGCGACCACAGTATACAACTGCGATCGGTACAACGACTCTTTTATAAAGACGGAGAAAGGGTTAAATCTGTAGACGGCGTTTCTCTGTTGAGCACTCAACTAGTTCTAGAAATCGCCTCGAACTCTCAACAAATTAACCCTAATTTGAGCGCTGATATTGAACTCATTCCTGATGCACAAGATGAGGAGGTTAAGAGGTTACAGTTAGTAGTACTAGAATCTCTCGGCTTGAGAAGAGATAGCGACAACGATCCCCTATCAGGTATCATCCTAACCAAACTGCTCGTACAAGATGGTCAAGAAATCCCCCCAGGCGCGATCGTCGCTCGTACCGAGATTCAGTCCAAAGCCTCTGGAATAGTGCGAGGTATCCGTCAAGGCGTAGAAGCGATTCGCCGTATTTTAATTATGCGCTCTGCGGATTTGATTAAAATTAATAGCCCTCAAACTAAGGTCAAAATAGGCGATCTCATCGTCGGAGAAACGGAAATAGCTCCAGGTGTAAAAACCCCAGAATCAGCTCAAGTTATCGCCATTGAACCTAAAGGAAAAGAGACCGAGATTACTTTACGGATCGCTCGTCCCTATCGTGTCTCTCCAGGAGCAATTTTACATATCAACGACGGGGATTTGGTGCAACGGGGTGACTATCTAGTATTGTTGGTTTTTGAGCGCTCTAAAACCGGTGACATTATCCAAGGTTTACCACGCATCGAAGAACTCTTAGAAGCTCGTAAACCCAAAGAAGCCTGCGTTTTATCTCGTAGTCCTGGCGCATGTCAAGTGGAATACTGGGAAGACGACACGGTAGAAGTTAAAATAGTCGAAGACAACGGCACCATTAGTGAGTACCCCATCAGCCCTGGTCAAAACCTAGTAGTATCCGATAACCAAAGAGTAGAGGCCGGGCAACCATTGACCGATGGTCCTCCTAATCCTCACGAGATTCTCGAAACTTTCTTTAACTATTATGAACAAGAAAAAGGGATCTACGAAGGCGCTCTTTCTGCTCTAGAGAAAACTCAAAAGTTCCTAGTAGATCAGGTTCAATCAGTATATCAGTCTCAAGGTATTGATATCTCCGACAAACATATCGAAGTAATCGTGCGTCAGATGACCTCTAAAGCACGGGTAGATGATGGAGGAGATACGACAATGCTACCAGGAGAGCTCATAGAACTGCGCCAGATTGAACAAGTTAATGAAGCTATGGCGATCACAGGAGGAGCCCCAGCTCGCTATACTCCTGTATTGCTAGGTATTACTAAAGCCTCTTTGAATACCGATAGCTTTATCAGTGCGGCGAGTTTCCAAGAAACCACTCGGGTATTAACCGAGGCGGCGATCGAAGGAAAGTCAGATTGGTTACGCGGACTCAAAGAAAACGTAATTATTGGTCGTTTGATTCCCGCAGGTACAGGATTTAACGCCTATGAAGAGTCCTTGGCCACTAGCTATGAACCCATGGATGAATCGACCCCTGATTTTTACGATACTCCAGGTAAATCACGTAATTTTCGCAAAATAAAAGAAATTACAGTGGACGAGGATGATGATGACTCCGATCTATTCTCTAACGTCGATATGCTCCAAGATTCAGAAAATGTAGTCTTAGACGATCGCACCGCTAGAGCCTACGCCCAAGGCGTTCCGGAGCACCCATCATTTGAAGAATTCGATGAGGATGAATTAGAATCAGAGATGCTAGCTTTAATGGAGGAAGAATAG
- a CDS encoding metal-sensing transcriptional repressor produces the protein MTSSNQAEEHLHNHHSSHVHNEASLRKIVNRLSRIEGHVRGIKTMVQESRPCPEVLIQIAAVRGAVDRVARMILDEHLSECITRAAQEGNIETEIEELKSALDRFII, from the coding sequence ATGACTTCATCCAACCAAGCCGAGGAGCATCTTCATAATCATCATTCCTCTCATGTCCACAATGAGGCTTCCTTACGCAAGATAGTGAACCGTCTCTCTCGCATTGAGGGACACGTTCGCGGTATTAAAACTATGGTTCAAGAAAGTCGTCCTTGTCCAGAAGTATTAATACAAATTGCTGCAGTAAGAGGGGCGGTAGATCGCGTAGCTAGAATGATTCTAGACGAGCACCTCAGCGAGTGTATCACACGGGCCGCCCAAGAAGGCAATATTGAAACAGAGATCGAAGAATTAAAGTCGGCTCTTGATCGCTTTATTATCTAA
- the pdxH gene encoding pyridoxamine 5'-phosphate oxidase, translating to MKNVSVAELRQNYTRAGLSEAEAPHNPMELFQEWLSQAIASGILEPNGMTLATINEFGYPVARMVLLKGFDHRGFVFYTNYNSDKAQQLQANLQASLVFWWSELERQVRIEGKVSKITPAESDAYFFSRPRGSQLGAWVSNQSQIIASREVLEKELEALEIKYQSQKIPRPEHWGGMRLAPVRIEFWQGRPNRLHDRLRYRLVSGEQWLRERLAP from the coding sequence ATGAAAAATGTATCTGTAGCTGAGTTACGACAGAATTATACGCGTGCTGGCTTAAGTGAAGCGGAAGCCCCCCACAACCCGATGGAACTTTTTCAAGAGTGGCTCTCTCAAGCGATCGCGTCTGGTATTTTAGAACCCAACGGAATGACGCTAGCGACGATTAATGAGTTTGGCTATCCTGTGGCGCGGATGGTACTGCTAAAAGGTTTTGATCACAGAGGTTTTGTCTTTTACACTAACTATAACAGCGATAAAGCTCAACAACTGCAGGCCAATCTTCAAGCATCTTTGGTATTTTGGTGGTCCGAGTTAGAGCGTCAAGTACGTATTGAGGGTAAAGTTAGTAAAATCACGCCCGCTGAATCTGATGCTTATTTTTTCAGTCGTCCCAGGGGATCGCAATTGGGAGCTTGGGTATCTAATCAAAGTCAAATAATCGCCAGTCGAGAGGTACTAGAAAAAGAGCTAGAAGCCTTAGAAATCAAGTATCAATCACAAAAAATTCCTCGCCCAGAACATTGGGGAGGAATGCGTTTAGCGCCGGTGAGGATTGAATTTTGGCAAGGTCGCCCTAATCGGTTACACGATCGCCTACGTTATCGGTTAGTATCTGGGGAACAGTGGCTGAGAGAGAGATTAGCGCCTTAG